The Setaria italica strain Yugu1 chromosome VIII, Setaria_italica_v2.0, whole genome shotgun sequence genome includes the window TCTTGTTGCTGTTGCCAAGAGAAATACTGACTGTAAGAGTTTTTTTGATTAAGTATCTATCTTATTGAATATTATTGGAGTTTCTTGCAAGCATCATGGTATGCTTTGAAATGCTAGGCTTGAGAATATCAAGAAAGCACTGGAGTGTGGTGAGCTTGAATCAGAGTGATTAAATCAAGAGATGAGTTTGCCTAGGCCTGGTGAAACTTGATGGGGTTCTCATTACAAAACTATATGCGACATCATTACTATGTATTCCTCAATCCATGATATGCTCATTGATCTTGGTGATGATATTTAACATAAGGATGATTGGACAAAGATACATTTTGTGTTGGAGCATTTGAAACCTTTGAGTTCGTTTTCTTTGTGCACTTAACATATGTTAttcttggatacacaaatgagtTATCCGAGTGTTTGTAGAGAAGGGATCAAGATATTCTTAATGCGATCCCCTTGTTAATGTGGCAAAGAACAAAATGCAACAGTTGAGGTCTGATGGTTGGGACCACTTCCTTGAGAGggttatttctttttgcattaaacatgatgttgaagttcctgctatggatggtgattatgtGCCGTATGGAAAATCAGCAAGGTATGCCCATGCCTgaaaccaaacaaatgatgaCCATTTTAGAAGAGAAGTATATATTGGTGTCATTTATCAAATTAGTCAAGAGCTTGATAATTGGTTTGATAAGATCATTATGGAGCTACTTTCTTGTATGTCAACCTTCAGTCCTTCCAATTCATTTGCTTCGTTTGATGCACAGAAGGTACGTAGATTGGCTGAATTTTATTCTAAGGACTTCTCCAACAAtgatttgctaaaacttgaattgcaacttgataattatattgatgacatgTGACGAGATGATAGCCTCAAGGGTCTAGACAACATCGTTGATCTTTCAGTTAAGCTTGTTCAAATACGGAGGCACAAAGTGTATGATATGGTTTACTTGCTTCTCAAATTGATATTGCTTTTACCAGTGGCAACAACGAGTGTTGAAAGGTTATTTTCTACAATGGTTAAAGTGAAAATAaagtcaaggaataagctagGTGATAGTGTTTTGGACGATTGTCTAGTCACATTCATTGAGCGGGATATTTTGTTCCAAGTGAATGAAGAAGATATAATCAAGATATTCACGTCATTCAAAAAATAGCGGGTAAACAAAGCAGACAAGTAATattgtaagtttcttttatgctatATTTTGAACAATTTATATtatgatttgttattgtttctagcttaatctttgaatttaccgaattgtaaatggttttactgaattgcataagatttttttCGACGTACCCTGTGGTAAAAATCCTAGGTGTGCCACTACCGGTCATCCATGAATAGCATGTCTTCGAGAATGACTAGGTACCTCTGATTGCTTATTTTTTTTGATCAAATATGATGAGTCCACTTTCTGTCGCCTCTATCAGCCTCAAGACATCCATATTGCTTCCTTGTGGTCTGTAGTTTGTGTGGAATTGAATCAGCAAGCTCTGGATGATCGAACTTGTTGAGATTGAAAGATGCATCAGCTTCACCCAAGCACGGCATCTGAAATATTGACAAATTTCAGGGTCAAAGTAGGCCTTCTTGATTACGAATGCTGTCCCAAGATCGCTTCCTGTTCCCCACACCGAGATCACTTCACTTGAAGGGGACCATCCTCTTTGTTGATCAGCTTGATGAGATCCACTTGGCTGCTCTCACAAGCTGGGTCTCTTGCATGAAGGCTGCCCAGTGCTGTTGCGTTAGCCACTGCCTGTGGATGCATCTGCTCTGACGACTCAAAGCTCGAGTCACCGATATGGCTGTAGCGTAGGTTCCTGTGTTCCATAGCCTTGAGCAGGTCTACGGTGGCAACTACATCATCCAGGGCCACCAGCGGCACTGCTGCCAGCATGACCCGTTGTCCAGTTGGGCGACAGAATCGATGCAATCCTCGACATCTAAGGCCATGTTGCGGACCTGCTTCACCAATGTCCTCATCATATCGATCATTTGTAGCACGCTCCGTGGTGACGATGAGGAaggagtgcatgatctcaaaCTCATCTGAGATAACAATCAGGCCCTGGTTCACGCTCTTCTGCAACTGTTTCTCCTCCTCAATGGCCGATTTGGCCATGTTAAGTGTACCCTCTACTGCCGTCTTGGCCAAGCCAAGCACAAAGTCCGCCATTGCTTCACTCTCTAATCTCTATGTTTGTCCTGCTCCAGTGGTTACGGTGTGTGTGTGGGGAACTTGAAAGGGTAAGCTGGCAGGGAACACTATATAACTAATGCTAGAACTACTTCATGTTCAAGGTGTGCAAAGAATCAACAAAGTAAGCTGCACGAAATTTCACAGGAACAGACAGACAAGAGTGGATGGTgaagataagaaaaaaaatattcctTGTCGATGTTCGGAGAATAGAATATATGGATGCTGCAAAGAATATTTTACTTTCCGATTTGTGAAAAAGACTAAATAAACTCATCTACAAAAATTTCAAACAAACAGCGAGACGCACTAGCAACAAAGAACCGGCATCCCGCGAAAATATTCTCATGTAGGTCAAATCCAACCCACATCCCTTTTGAACCAAACACGGGACGATGTAGGTCGAACCCGTTCCGATTCACATCGACCCGGTAACCAAATTCACACTAAAAGCACGTAAGGTAACTTTATTGGCCCAGCACACAAGCTTCCTTCTTTCCATAAGGTACTCTCTTCCTCCAACAAGACTCCAGACTCTTTTCCTCAACAAGAGTCCTGCAGTTTCACTGGTACACATCAGTGGCTGCCTTAATCATACAATTGTTTGTGTAGCTTACAATAATTAATAAGGTATCATAAAAACTGGAGTTGTTCAATTCTTGCCCCTTCAGATCTCAAGATTAACAAAAAGTAAGACGGTGGGATTCAGTTTTTAGTGCTACAGGAATTGGTACCGGCAGCAATCAGATTAAAACATCCATATTTATGTTCAAATACAatgtggaaaagaaaaaaaaaacaaatccaaaCAACAGATCTCCACCGAGCCATATATAGGCATTGCTCTGAAGCCACTAGGCACTAGCAATGAAGACTGCAACGGTTGGCGCCCTGCAATGCATGCCCTTGCCATAAGATACTGATGATCAAGGGCCGGCTTATAGCGCTTATATTAGAACAGAGAGAGTATACATGAATCTTCAGCATCTAACTCGTAGGTACATAAAAGTATAGAGCTCAAATTAACACAATGGGATTAATGAGCCCAAAGTCCAAGATAAGGTAGTAGTACTAAAAGGCCCATTTAAACCGGTTGGCCCAAAATCTGGTAGCTACAGTACAATTATGGATATGACTTGAGTTAGTATGGCCCAACGCGTTGCTAATAAAATAACCAGACCAGTGGAAGATCCAGCCTTAGAGAGAGCCTAGGGGGCtcttctccctttttcttccttGGCTTCCTCTTTCTCTCCCTTTCCTTCATTCTCTTCCGtgtcttctttctttctccatAAAGATGGTGTGTGTGGGTACCAACTAGGATCAGGTCAGGTATATTGTTTAATATTGGCGAGCCATGTCCGTTATCGCAATATCAGTGGAAGTATCAGGTTTATGTTCGTCAGAATGTTGGTGCAGTGGGTGACCCAGCTGTTGTATCTTGCTGGACCTTCTACCTGGACTGAAATGAGAAGGGGGTGAGCGGTATCTTCTGAGTCTTTGCGGTCATAAAGTCCACACGGGGACGACAACAACATTTCTGGACAGCGTAACTGTGTGACAACTCGAAGCTATTCGTCTATGTTTTGCACTGCAACAAATCATCATTGCATCCCACTGTCATTACCAAGCCATGTCTTGATGATCCCACTGTTCTATTATTGATGGACAGACAATTGAAAACAGATCATACAAAGTATAGTGAGCGGTCCCTTATCTAGATATCTGATAGTATCTCGATTTCACAAAATTAACGCTCCACGGCTCACTAAATAAGGGAGAAAGTAAATAAAATCTCTCCAACTTTGATCTAAACAATGTGATGCAAACGAGCTTTGTGCACAAAGAAGATCACACAGCACATGTTCCAGCAACAACTTGTACCTGTGTTCCTGGAACAAGCACATCAATCGGATTGCTTTGTTTATCCGAGCTACCTGTTAAAGAGGTTGCTACTCTCTAGTAACTGTCAGGTTCAGAGAAAGACCTAAAGATTGAAGTCAATCTCTTTGCCAACTAACACGATTTTTTTGGAATCCCAACTTTGCCACCTACTGTAGCTCGTCTGGCACATGGGTACATTTCAGTTGTGTTCTTATGTTGCTATCTATATAGCCTATATGGTAAACAAACAACTATCTAATCACTTTTAAGGTACAAAAAGACATGTTATTCTTCCCATGAGGCTATGATGATCAGCAGCTTAGGGCAAATACAAATCTCACACTAGCAAGAACAAGGTGCAATAGAGTGGGTTCTGGATGATTCGCAGATGTTAGACAACTCTGATGGGCCATGTTCTTGCATTTGATGTTCTTGGATGGTTGTAAAGTTGGATGGAGAGAACGAAACAAATCTCACCGTCGAGCATGCTTCAACTTTACAACCATTCAAACTCTGAAAAGATGGCTCCATTGATTGCCTCAAAGAGTTGTGAACAAGTAGCCAACATGCCAAACCACAGATCCTCCAACTTCATCACTAAAGGAGGAGCTAGTAtctcatattttttttcctcaaataaCTGGACACAAATGGTGAGAAGGTTCAgcaactaaccaatataatgCTATAGAAATTACACGTCATAGGCATGTGTGTCGTTTTCATTGGGCACCTTCTATAACAACCGGTTGTTTGTTTGTGGATTTTGGTCTACGATGTGGCCCCAAATCTCCTCCAGTTTGTAGCCATTCTGGCAATGTGATGGTGATTTCATTGTGCACGTTGCAAAATAAGCTGTCGAGTTGGCACCAACTAGGATCTggtatgctttttttttttttttgccatgctGCATCAGTTGCGTTCCCTGAATTGCATCAACGACTAATtgtgttggaacttggaagcatCTACACAATCAATAATTGAGGTATCACTGTATCAGGTTTGCATAGATGACTCTTGTCAATGACACAGAACTAAACTACAAACAAAATTATATCGGCTACTGTAAAAGAGTTGAAAtatagaaattttagaatgattggaaaaaatgagagccgtccatccCGAGAAAatctaatactccctccgttccaaaatgtaggtcgttttgatatttttaggttcatagattttgctacgaatctagatatagtatatatctaagtgcatagcgaCATCTACAAACCtacaaaagctaaaatgacctacaatttgaaacggagggagtagtagaaacaaaggaagtacatTGAAGTACCTAAAGAAAAGTACCAAACTGGTGGGATCAAGTACAAAAAATACTCCTtaaatttaatttttaatttttttcctgatgagacggtggaaacaaaggaagttGAAATACCAACAAGTACCAATGGGTACTTTTAAACTATTGTAAAAGAGTTGAAATATGGAAGTTGGGAAAGGGTAGGGAGGATTCAAAGAAAAAAGGACAGCTGCAAATGGCGCTGGAGATAAACTGGGAAACAGGACATGGAGACTTCTATGGAGATAGCATAATGTATGCATTATCTTAAGAATCGggtgtcattttttttttgaaacgagctgGCAGGGCATAATGTATGCATTATCTTAGGAATCGGgtgtcatttttttttgaaacgagctggcaggagagctgccacTTTATTAATAAAGAAGAATGCCCGAAGGACGAAACAAACTAGAAAACTTTACATGCTGCACACTGCAAGCTTAGCTCGCGGGCTGAAGAAATAAAAGGAACAGACGCCCCTATATACACTCAACTACGCCTTGCGACGTCAAGAAACCGCTCCAGGTGTGTAGCACCTGCCGCCACCCATGTGGTTGCCTCGTCCCTTATCCGGGCCACTAAGCGGGGGATGGATTGTTCCTGATGATGGAAAACCCACGCATTGCGCTCTTTCCAAACCTCCCACAGAACTAAGATGATGAGAGATCTCAAGCCTTTTTTGTCAACGACCTGCGCGCCTGCTAATGCAGTCCACCAGTCATGCAGGGCGTCATGTGGAGTCCAGCATTCCGGGTCTATGGCCGGGCACCTCGTCCACGCCCTTAGTTGAGTCCAAACATTCCTTGTGTAATTGCATTCGGTGAACATATGCAGCCCCGTCTCTTGAGTTTCTTCACAGAGAGCACAATTTGGATTGCTTGGCCGTCCCCGACGTTGCAACCGGTCTGCTGTCCATATTCTGTCCTGAATCGCCAGCCAGCTGAAGAACTTACACTTTGGGGGCGCCCACGGTTTCCATATGATGGCCTCGAAGTTGGTGTTTGTGGACCCGAAGAACTGCGCTCGGTATGCTGATTTTGTGGTGTAGTGACCGTCGGCCATCAGTTTCCATCGAATGGTGTCCGGGACCCCTAGTCGAAGTTGCAGACGGCTCGCCGCATTCCAGAGATTCTGCAGCTCAATGAAGTGTGTGACTGAGAAGCTCTGGTGCTAGAGGTCAATATCTGTGACCCAAGCATTGTCTGTGATGGCTTCGCGCAACGATCTGTTCTTCCTTTTTGAAATGCTGAAGAGGTTGGGCGCCATGTCCCGGGGCCTTTGGCCATCGATCCATCCACTGTCCCAAAATGAAATTTTGTTGCCATCACCAATTGTTATAGTGGTGGCTGCCGCGAAGAGCTTGCGGTCAGCTTGCGTGCAGGGGACGTCACAATCATCCCATAAAACGCTCTCATTCATCCATTGTTGCCATAACCAGCGCAGGCGTAACGCTCTGGAGAATTTGCCCAGGTGTAGAATCCCTAGACCACCCCCTTTCTTGTGTCTGGCAGACCGCGTCCAATTCACCTTACATTTCCCACCAGTGACATTCTCATTGCCGGCCCAAATAAACTGCTTTCTTTTGGCATCAATTGTCTTCATGATTTGCTTTGGAGCCTTTAAAGCTGTGAGTAGATATACCGGTTGGGCTGTCAGTACCGATTTGACAAGTGTCAAACGCCCAGCTGCAGTCATGTTTCGTGCATTCCAGCTGTTAAGTTTCCCTATTGCCTTGTTGACTAGAGGCTGGAAGTCTACCGTTTTTAAACGTGATGTAGATAGCGGTAGGTCAAGGTATTTGGTTGGGAAAGTTCCGAGCTTGGCAGGCATGTTCTGCAGTATTTCCGTTAGCGCTATCCCTTGTCATTTTTGCAGCACGTTTTAGTTCCTCTTTGCTGATCCAACGGGATGGATCACTAATTGTATTCTTGTTCATAGTATATGACTATTCTTCGACTTGACAGTGTGAAAGAGAATATAGTGCACTTGAGATCACCTAAAAATTCAGCACCATCTGATTAGCAACAAGCATCACATTTACTGACTACTGAGAAAAGGAGACAAATGCAGGAACCCATCGTTTTCACCTCATTATCTCTGCAACAGCAAGCCCTGTTCTGCAATACCGTCTATGCACTATGCAGTTCACTTGTCAGTGGTCTGAAGACAAATCTGTATGGGCATACACAAAGAGACAATCGACACCAGACCCTGCAGGTTCGCAGTTGCTTCTAGTGTGCAAGCTGAAACTGTAGTGTGGACCCTACGTTGGATCTGGCAATGAAATTAGCAGGGGCCGCGAGCAGAAATAACACAGGGACCATTTTTTTCCCTGTCCATGTACAGTTTCCTTGGTTATACGATCAATCTGGTGAGCCAATTGTGGCTACTGCACTGATTTTTCGTCAGGATTTCATTGtggtctgaaactctgaatctGCTGCTCCAAGACATATGAATGAAAATCTCTGCAGCTGAAGGTAACTAATGTAGGCTTAATCCTAGATGATTTGAAATAATGTAGGATGAAAACAGAGgtccagaaagaaaaaaaagaactgaaTCACGGGATGGAATATGCAAGCCGCAAGGTCCGTATGCAAAATTCTGAAGATGAAAGGCCAGTGGACTCATCAAACAGTGGTGATAACATTATGGATTTCGCAGTTAGCTTTCTGTTGCAGCATCAGAAAAGGAACAAAGCACACATTAAATGGATCACTGGCCGGTGGAACTTCTGAATGGAACTTTCGATTCAACTTGCTATTTCACTCCCTCTACTTTTGTCTATGTACACTTCATCTCCTTTTTCCTGAAAAAACTCTACCTAATCtctatcttttttctttttctgaaaccACGAATCTCTATTTTCTAACTCTCCTAATCCTCACTGGGAGCCCGCCACTGATGGACGCGGTGAGCCCCGACACGAACTTTGGCGCGCAGGCGCCGCTGCCACTCTCCCCGACGACCTCGACGTCGAACCCTCTCACCACCGCCACGGCGACCGCCTTCATCTCGGTGATGGCAAGCTCCTTGCCGAGGCACACACGGAGGCCCGCCTGGAACACCGGGTACTTGTACAGGCTCTCCGGCACGAAGGACCCTCCAGCGCCGGTGAGCCACCGGTCTGGCCGGAACACGCCGTGGTCGGCCCCCCAGATACGCGGCATGCGGCCCATGGAGTAGGGGTGGTACAtcacgcgcgcgccgccggacacgtaggtgccgtcggggagcacgtcggcggcggcgcagaacTTGGAGTCGAACTGCACCGGCGGGAACAGGCGCATGTTCTCGTACAGCACGGCGTGGGTGTAGTGCAGGCTCTTGAGGTGCTCGTAGGTCACCGGCGTCGAGTCGTCGCCACCGGCCTCGGCGCGCATGGCGGCGGCCACAGCGGGGTTCTTGGATAGGAGCATGAAGAGCGTGGTGAGCGCGGAGGACACCGTGTCGCGCCCGGCGAGGAGGAAGCTGACCACGATGTCACGGAGGTACTTGTCGTCCACGGCGTGCGCGTCGCCGGCCGAGGCCATGAACCGGGACAGGAGATCATGGCTGTTGGCGAAGCCCAGCTTCCGGCGCTCCCGGATCATCGCCGCCGCGAGCTCGTTGACGAGCTTGATGGCCTTCTTGAGCTCCCTCTCGGACCCGACGTTGAGCATGCGCTTCACCTTCCACAGcagcggcgacgccgccgcgccgcgcatgGCGCAGAGCCGCGTCGCGGCGTCGAACGCGTTGGCGAGCTTGGACACGGGCATTTCCCGCTCGAGGCAGCCCGGGTCGAGGCCGAAGGAGATCTTGCAGATGGTGTCGAAGGCGAAGCGCCGGAACACGTCCTGCAggtcgacgacggcgccgcTGTCGGCGGCGTCGGTGAGGACTGGCATGAGGCGGGCCTCCACCTCCTGGGCGATGATCTTGTAGGCGTAGGAGCGGACGGCGACGCTGCCGAGCTCGAGGCTGGCCATCTTGCGCTGGTGGCGCCAGGCGTGGCCGTCGACGTTGAagatgccgccgccgaggaggtcgCCAAGGAGCGCGGCGAAGGTCTTGCCCTTGGGGAAGTTGTCGAAGTTGGTCTTGAGCATGTACTCGACGTTGGCCGGGTTGGCGGTGACGGTGCAGCCGAGGACGTGGACGTGGATGGTGCCGGTGGCCGACTCCCGGAGCTGGTGGGCGTACCAGTCGCCGAGGTTGGTGAAGTCTCTCGCCCACGACCCGGTGAGGTAGGCTCGGCAGACATGGCAGCTGCACCATGGCCACCGGCGCACGAGCAGGAGCACCATGGCCAGCGCCACCAAGCAGAGGGAGAAGGCTGAGAAGGCCATGCCCGCGCACTGCGCTGCCCATGGCAAGTCCATGGCTCTTGTTTCTAGCTAGAATTAGCTAGCGGAACAGGCCTGGATCAGCAGATCGGGGGGAgcgagagagaaaggagaggaaaaTGTGAGTTTGTGCGGCGGAAGACCCAGGAGGCTTTGTCTATATATAACGTGGGTGGACCGGGAATTCAGCACATGCCGCACGTGCGCTTTGGCTTTAAGAAACGTTTGTCTAAACCTTTTCCCTTTTCCGCGTAGTACACACAGCTCATGTCCCCGTCATTGCGCAACAGCTGATGACAGTTGGGTCCACATCGCCAAGGAGAGGGCAGGAggggggaaggagaggagctTGCCACCCAAGAGCGCAGTATCTTAGAGCCTTTTGACAACTCCAAAGTGATTTTAGGGAGAGCCAAACAGTACTTTTGTATGAGTGATCTGATTCTCTAAAATAAATCAAGATGCTAGGaacttggaaaaaaaaactagctttTCCTTATTCACTTCTCGTCCAGAATAATTTCCAATATAAAGGTTATCCTCAAGAACCATTTTCAACCAAAAACTTAATTCTCATAAAGAAACACTTTTAAAAGAGCTCTACTGAAGAGATCCTTAGCACAAGGTTGTCTTTGGAACTAAATCTTGAAAAAATGTTGTATCAAATGCTTAGGTGTTTGAAAATTCATACTTTGGGCTTGTGGGGATTGTAACCTTATTCAGTTGGATTTTTCTTGAAATGGAAATGTTAGTGAAGGAGAAGAAAATCAGAATGGCGTAGCGAGTCAGTTGCACTAATTACTACCTCTATCCCACATAATATAGCTACTTCTAGCCATTCAAATATTgctatattttgggatggagggagtacctagCAACTGTCCGTGAATTGCatgctcttatttttttttttctctcttgatTCAACTACCACAATCTTCTCTCATGTTGCTTCCACTACAAGTGAAAAGTAcatgaaaaatatttattttagtgAAAATAATTTTGTTTTACAATTAAGGAGGGAAACGCTAAAAACAAAGTAAATGTGGACGAGAAACAAATACACAGGTGCAGTATCTAGATCAAAGAGGGTTACGTACTAAGCTAGAGGCTAGCAAGATAAGGTTACCTGTCAAACCGGGCCGGTAAATGGTCCAGTCAATTCATCATCGGGTTAAACATGCATCAACAAGCTATTTGACCGTGAATAAAGCTAGAAAGCAACAAACAAACTCGTGGGATGATTGGATTGCCATGTAAATATTGACCTTTTTAAACTTTTCATAGAAAAAATAGGACTGGAGGGCCTACGCCACTTTAGTCCCTATATATCTTGTTCATATTCTTTTGAGAATCCATTGTTCCAAAGTGAGACACAAAATACACCATGTCGAAAATTATACCTAGAAAATAAAGCCTAAGATTAGAATCAATGTCATTAGCATTGAGATATATACTAGGCAGGGCCCTGTTTGTTCGAAGCTGGAAATTAAAAGGATAAAAGTGGGCAAAACATTGATAAATTGGGAGATGGTTTGCTGGCTCGAGCTCGTAAATTTTTAGGCTTAGTATAAAAACAAATAAATAGTATAACTAATAAGATGCATTTAAGTTTCCCGCAACTGAATAGCATTACCAGGCATTAGTCTAGTCTTATTAGCGAGCATTGTATCATGGTGCATATAATTTCTTTTTGTGGCATGTCACAGTtagaaagagagaagaaaagttGTACTTGGTGGTGATACTGATACACTTTGCCCTTGATATCCAAGACTAGAAAACCATACTCGCATTCTGTATTTCTGTGTCTACTCTAAAATAGAACAATGGCCTAGCTAGGAAATAATACAATGCAATCCTAGCAGAATATGTTAGCCTTTAATCATAACAACATGATCATATAATGCATCGGTAATAGCCTTGGCGAGGAACAAATACACACTGCAATGTTAGTTGAAAGTACCTAACGCGACTGCTACTAGCTAGGTAGTTAGTACTTGATCGGATTGGTATGGTGTACGTACTGCTAGTTGAGATGATTAATTGTTATCTCCGAGAATCATATGTATCACACGCATGCTGCAGCTTGCACTTAATTTAGAGCTGCAAGTTGGTTTAGGTAGTAATTAAGCAAGTCGGCAGGCATGCTTGGTCGTGCTGGCGCCAAAAAACTATCCGTACCCCTGATCCCCGACAGCTGGCGTCCATGGTTCTTGGACTTGTTTTTTCCCGCGCGTGCTGCGCAAGTGCGCAGCTGGGGTCTTCTTCGAACCACGTACTACACTTCTACTTGATTCGTTTATTTCTCGAACCACGTACTGCGTGAAGTGGCCAGCTTccaaacatactccctccgtccatttATCGGCGTCGTTTTACTCTCTTGCGCGATGACCAAGGGAGGGTTGAAGGAGGACCGATTATCATTTAATCGCGGCTTTGTACTAAATGCACCGTGGGCTGTTGGGTTTCCAAGTAACCTCTCCGCTAACACCGCTCAAAACGGCGTTACCACGCGTCCGCGGCCAGCACGCGCGCTTGCCATCCGCGGCCCTTCCGTTTTCCGTTTTGCCGCGTGAAAATTGCCGAGATCATCTCCTTAGGGCATGTACAACGTACGAACAGGTGTTCGTCTCTAAGCGTCTCGAATCTATCATACAGATAGGTATAAAGACAGGTCATACAACCCACAGACAAAGGATCCGTCTCTATACTGTTTAATACTTTGCATGTAGCTAGGTACATATGGAGAAGATTTGGGAGAGAGAGCACCTTCTCCTGCGCGCAAATCACACCTGCGCGCGCGAGCGCCCGGGATCCGCGCAACGACGAGTCGAGGAGGCGGTACAACGCTGCTGGAGCCATCTCTTTCGCGAGGCGACGCCGGCTCCGTCTCTACGCTCTCACGGGGTGTTTTCTGTAAAAACTACGCTGAAGGGACGGGGTGAAGGGACCCGTTGTACATGCCCTTATTTGCCGCTGTCATCCTTGAGTCCGCCCAGATGAAAAAATTGCCGAGATCACCTCCAAAATTAGCCGCGCTCGCTTCAAAATTTCGAAGCTAAATTCTGTTGCCGCCTATGCTCTGCGATGGTCTATATAAGTCTCCATGGAAGTCAACCCTTGAGCATGCAGTTCCAGCAAActctttcctctctctttctctctaaTTCATGTTGTACTAGTTCATCAACAATGCCTGGACTAGGGATCGACTTAAATGAAGCACCACCTGAATCAGCAGTAAACCATCCAATAGATTGGGATGACGTAGTCGATTGGGATAGCCCTGCCCATGAACTCGATTATGCCATGGTTTGGGATGATGGAAATCAAGGTGCAGATTTAATAATGATCCTTGATTTGTCATTTGTTTCTTCTGTTCGTCATCTCATCTTTTTGTGTGTTTCATGTCATAGGTGATGAAGATGGAGGATTACCAGCGCCACCCACAGGAGTGCAAGCACCTGGTACAGTAGATGGAGATGGTCAAGGAGCAGATGGAGATCAAGATGCTGCTGCAGTAGATAGCGTGCAAGCAGAGGGTCTTTCAAATGGTGATTTTCAGTTTCTTGTATTAATCAGTAATTTGTTGGTTGGATCGGGTTCAGTTTTCTAAGTCAGGTTCAAGATCAGTTTAGTCTAGTTTTTTAGTTTTATTTGTTGTCGGATAGAGCGTcaagtgttttttttccatGCTGAATGATCAGTCTTTGTCTTTTAAACTAATGTACAATGTCGTGTACATCGATGAAAAGTAGTTCTATAGGACTCGTAGGAACAAAAATATTACCTTACAAATGATGAAGAAAGACCACAATGAACAGTTAAAAGCAAAAATTTTATTGAGGAGGTGATGTTCCTAGCTATGGTTACGAGGTCTAAATTTGATGACAATGGTCAATGCATTTTTGATGGTAAACTAGGTATT containing:
- the LOC101786807 gene encoding cytochrome P450 94C1 translates to MDLPWAAQCAGMAFSAFSLCLVALAMVLLLVRRWPWCSCHVCRAYLTGSWARDFTNLGDWYAHQLRESATGTIHVHVLGCTVTANPANVEYMLKTNFDNFPKGKTFAALLGDLLGGGIFNVDGHAWRHQRKMASLELGSVAVRSYAYKIIAQEVEARLMPVLTDAADSGAVVDLQDVFRRFAFDTICKISFGLDPGCLEREMPVSKLANAFDAATRLCAMRGAAASPLLWKVKRMLNVGSERELKKAIKLVNELAAAMIRERRKLGFANSHDLLSRFMASAGDAHAVDDKYLRDIVVSFLLAGRDTVSSALTTLFMLLSKNPAVAAAMRAEAGGDDSTPVTYEHLKSLHYTHAVLYENMRLFPPVQFDSKFCAAADVLPDGTYVSGGARVMYHPYSMGRMPRIWGADHGVFRPDRWLTGAGGSFVPESLYKYPVFQAGLRVCLGKELAITEMKAVAVAVVRGFDVEVVGESGSGACAPKFVSGLTASISGGLPVRIRRVRK